A single region of the Halobacterium wangiae genome encodes:
- the kynU gene encoding kynureninase yields the protein MDEFDASQSAARMRDAESSLTGLRERFSTPADAVYMDGNSLGVHGEDAAAALERAVEQWRELGIEAWTAADPPWFDYGERLGDRLADVVGAKPAECVAANSTTVNIHTLVGTFLDAADGERVVVNELDFPTDHYAIRAQLRARGIDPAEGLVVVESEDGHTIETDAIAAAVDDDTAVVFMPSVLYRSGQLFDLEAITEIAHEHDAFAGFDLAHSVGVVPHDLHFDEVDFAVWCSYKYLNAGPGAIGGLYVHENHFDLDPALPGWWGHDSATQFELRPEFTPAADASAYQIGTVPVFSAAPLFGTLDVVEAAGIDELRRHSVALTRYLISLVDERLPECTVGTPREAERRGGHVAIEHPEAGALSRALRDRGVVVDYRPPDVVRVAPSPYYVGYEDVWRAVEGLRVVLDEDAHLDYADESESVT from the coding sequence ATGGACGAGTTCGACGCGTCGCAGTCCGCCGCCCGGATGCGGGACGCCGAATCCTCGCTGACGGGACTCCGCGAGCGGTTCTCCACGCCAGCAGACGCAGTGTACATGGACGGGAACAGTCTCGGCGTCCACGGCGAGGACGCCGCGGCGGCCCTCGAACGCGCCGTCGAGCAGTGGCGCGAACTCGGCATCGAGGCGTGGACGGCGGCCGACCCGCCGTGGTTCGACTACGGCGAGCGACTCGGCGACCGACTCGCGGACGTCGTCGGTGCAAAACCCGCCGAGTGCGTCGCGGCGAACTCCACGACCGTGAACATCCACACACTCGTCGGGACGTTCCTTGACGCCGCCGACGGCGAACGCGTCGTCGTCAACGAACTCGACTTCCCAACCGACCACTACGCCATCCGCGCCCAGTTGCGCGCACGCGGCATTGACCCCGCGGAGGGCCTCGTGGTCGTCGAGAGCGAGGACGGGCATACGATCGAGACGGACGCGATCGCGGCGGCCGTCGACGACGACACCGCCGTCGTGTTCATGCCCTCCGTGCTCTACCGGAGCGGACAGCTGTTCGACCTCGAAGCCATCACCGAAATCGCCCACGAGCACGACGCGTTCGCGGGGTTCGACCTCGCGCACTCCGTCGGCGTCGTCCCCCACGACCTCCACTTCGACGAAGTGGACTTCGCGGTGTGGTGTAGCTACAAGTACCTCAACGCCGGCCCGGGAGCAATCGGCGGCCTCTACGTCCACGAGAACCACTTCGACCTCGACCCCGCGCTCCCCGGCTGGTGGGGTCACGACTCGGCGACGCAGTTCGAGTTGCGCCCCGAGTTCACGCCAGCGGCGGACGCCAGCGCCTACCAGATCGGCACCGTCCCGGTGTTCTCGGCGGCGCCGCTGTTCGGCACGCTCGACGTCGTCGAGGCCGCGGGCATCGACGAACTCCGCCGGCACTCGGTGGCGCTCACGCGGTACCTGATCAGCCTCGTCGACGAACGCCTCCCCGAGTGCACCGTGGGCACGCCCCGGGAGGCCGAGCGACGCGGCGGCCACGTCGCGATCGAACACCCCGAGGCGGGGGCGCTCAGCCGCGCGCTCCGGGACCGCGGTGTGGTCGTCGACTACCGCCCGCCGGACGTCGTCCGGGTCGCGCCGTCGCCGTACTACGTCGGGTACGAGGACGTCTGGCGAGCGGTCGAGGGACTCCGAGTGGTGCTCGACGAGGACGCCCACCTCGACTACGCAGACGAGTCCGAGTCGGTCACGTGA
- a CDS encoding PAS domain S-box protein: MTEPSDHRSELLAYATEVAGADSVETVYEAMADAAAAIFDFSSAVVETERDGVLSVRTWSGRRPSVTGIAADEGLAGQTFQTGEAEVVPDVEDDPRVEDAPEDSPRSVVTVPIGDVGIFQAGMDEPDSLDEDDLELAELLASHAFQAVQRIRSQRDVRDSEERFRTLFEQADDALVLYDTHHDEPATIEHANESAETIFGASEAELRERSLADLLAADDARLVPSEEDVTVETTLADADDDRILEVRVKPFDQRTGADAFAVVSDVTDQHHREQTLTGLHDATRRMLVGETPEEIASVIVEAAKELLGLPYVGVFFRSADRDALQPAAVSGTVGADEPPVLEAGKSLAWRVYEDGEPEKFDNVPDHPDVHNPSTLIEEEIIHPLGEYGVVLVGASERETLNRTDCDLLRVLAANGEAALDRADRVQMLHDREAELRRERNRLAALFENIPSPTASFVVEDGEPIIQSINPAFERVFGYGEAELADEKIDDYIVPPESRTEAEVYNQKLKEGQNVNAEVRRIAADGLRDFLLDVVPFRLDKPNVHGYAMYTDITDRKERERELKRQNDRLEEFAGIVSHDLRNPLNVARGYVELAEETGDDEHFERADTALERMHDIIESVLTLARQGRSLDETVEVSLSDAAEQAWRNVETDGATLAVSDDATLLADPSRFGSLLENLFGNAVEHGGPGVTVTVGSNGDEFFVEDDGPGIPPEHRDAVFRSGETHSEDGTGFGLAIVKGIAEAHGWSVSVTEGADGGARFEFAGTDSTST, from the coding sequence ATGACTGAGCCCAGCGACCACCGCAGCGAACTCCTCGCGTACGCCACCGAGGTCGCCGGCGCAGACAGCGTCGAGACGGTGTACGAGGCGATGGCGGACGCCGCAGCGGCCATCTTCGACTTCTCGTCGGCCGTCGTGGAGACCGAGCGGGACGGCGTGCTCTCTGTCCGCACGTGGAGCGGTCGCCGGCCGAGCGTGACCGGAATCGCCGCCGACGAGGGGCTCGCGGGCCAGACCTTCCAGACCGGGGAGGCCGAAGTCGTCCCGGACGTCGAGGACGACCCGCGCGTCGAGGACGCCCCCGAGGACTCCCCACGGTCGGTCGTCACCGTTCCGATCGGCGACGTCGGCATCTTCCAGGCGGGCATGGACGAACCCGACAGCCTGGACGAGGACGACCTCGAACTCGCCGAGTTACTGGCGTCCCACGCGTTCCAGGCGGTCCAGCGGATCCGCTCCCAGCGGGACGTCCGCGACAGCGAGGAACGCTTCCGGACGCTGTTCGAGCAGGCCGACGACGCACTCGTCCTCTACGACACCCACCACGACGAACCGGCCACCATCGAGCACGCCAACGAGTCCGCAGAGACTATCTTCGGCGCGAGCGAGGCGGAGCTCCGCGAACGGTCCCTGGCCGACCTGCTCGCCGCGGACGACGCCCGACTCGTCCCCTCGGAGGAGGACGTGACCGTCGAGACGACGCTCGCCGACGCCGACGACGACCGGATTCTCGAGGTCAGAGTCAAACCCTTCGACCAGCGGACGGGCGCCGACGCGTTCGCGGTGGTCAGCGACGTGACCGACCAGCATCACCGGGAACAGACGCTGACGGGCCTCCACGACGCCACCAGGCGGATGCTCGTGGGGGAGACGCCCGAGGAGATCGCGTCGGTAATCGTCGAGGCCGCGAAGGAACTGCTCGGACTGCCGTACGTCGGCGTGTTCTTCCGCTCGGCGGACCGCGACGCACTGCAGCCAGCAGCGGTCTCGGGGACTGTCGGCGCCGACGAACCGCCGGTGCTCGAGGCCGGGAAGAGCCTCGCGTGGCGGGTGTACGAGGACGGCGAGCCCGAGAAGTTCGACAACGTCCCCGACCACCCGGACGTCCACAACCCGTCGACGCTCATTGAGGAGGAGATAATCCACCCGCTCGGTGAGTACGGCGTGGTGCTCGTAGGCGCGAGCGAGCGAGAGACGCTGAACCGCACCGACTGCGACCTGCTGCGCGTGCTGGCGGCGAACGGCGAGGCCGCACTCGACCGCGCGGACCGCGTGCAGATGCTCCACGACCGCGAGGCGGAACTCCGCCGCGAGCGCAACCGACTCGCGGCGCTGTTCGAGAACATCCCGAGTCCGACCGCGAGCTTCGTCGTCGAGGACGGGGAACCGATCATCCAGTCGATCAACCCCGCCTTCGAGCGCGTGTTCGGCTACGGCGAGGCCGAACTCGCCGACGAGAAGATCGACGACTACATCGTCCCGCCGGAGTCTCGCACCGAGGCCGAGGTGTACAACCAGAAGCTCAAGGAGGGACAGAACGTGAACGCCGAGGTCCGTCGCATCGCCGCGGACGGCCTGCGGGACTTCCTCCTCGACGTGGTGCCGTTCCGTCTGGACAAGCCGAACGTCCACGGCTACGCGATGTACACCGACATCACCGACCGCAAGGAACGGGAGCGCGAACTGAAACGCCAGAACGACCGCCTGGAGGAGTTCGCAGGCATCGTGAGCCACGACCTCCGGAACCCGCTGAACGTCGCGCGCGGCTACGTCGAACTCGCCGAGGAGACCGGCGACGATGAACACTTCGAGCGCGCGGACACGGCGCTCGAACGGATGCACGACATCATCGAGAGCGTCCTCACGCTCGCCAGACAGGGCCGTAGCCTCGACGAGACGGTCGAGGTGTCGCTGTCAGACGCTGCCGAGCAGGCGTGGCGGAACGTGGAGACCGACGGTGCCACGCTGGCGGTGAGCGACGACGCGACGCTCCTCGCGGACCCCTCGCGGTTCGGGTCGCTGCTGGAGAACCTCTTCGGGAACGCAGTTGAGCACGGCGGTCCGGGGGTCACGGTGACGGTCGGCTCGAACGGGGACGAGTTCTTCGTCGAGGACGACGGTCCCGGCATCCCGCCGGAACACCGCGACGCGGTCTTCAGGTCCGGGGAGACACACAGCGAGGACGGCACCGGCTTCGGACTCGCAATCGTGAAGGGCATCGCCGAGGCCCACGGCTGGTCGGTGTCGGTCACCGAGGGCGCCGATGGCGGTGCGCGCTTCGAGTTCGCGGGCACCGATTCGACGTCGACCTGA
- a CDS encoding response regulator transcription factor, whose product MSDADTRNTDDEDATVLVVDDEEGLADLYAIWLRDSYTVRTAYNGEEAVEALDEGVDAVLLDRQMPDFSGDHVLETIRERDLDCRVAMVTAVEPELDIIDLGFDDYLRKPVDRETLRATVVRLLRRSTYNGTVQRYFSTARKHALLVDSEDPSVTESEEFRELRSRLDALRDELDDVVADFDSEDYEVLFRRLSDETDDD is encoded by the coding sequence ATGAGCGACGCTGACACGCGGAACACGGACGACGAGGACGCCACCGTTCTCGTCGTCGACGACGAGGAGGGGCTCGCCGACCTCTATGCGATCTGGCTCCGCGACAGTTACACCGTCAGAACGGCGTACAACGGCGAGGAAGCCGTCGAGGCCCTCGACGAAGGCGTCGACGCCGTGTTGCTCGACCGGCAGATGCCCGACTTCTCGGGTGACCACGTCCTCGAGACCATCCGCGAGCGCGACCTCGACTGCCGGGTCGCGATGGTCACCGCCGTCGAACCCGAACTCGACATCATCGACCTCGGGTTCGACGACTACCTCCGCAAGCCCGTCGACCGCGAAACCCTCCGCGCGACGGTGGTCCGTCTGCTCCGCCGCTCGACGTACAACGGCACCGTCCAGCGCTACTTCTCGACCGCCCGCAAGCACGCGCTACTGGTGGACTCCGAGGACCCCAGCGTCACGGAGTCCGAGGAGTTCCGGGAGCTACGGTCCAGGCTCGACGCGCTGCGCGACGAACTCGACGACGTGGTCGCGGACTTCGACAGCGAGGACTACGAGGTCCTGTTCAGGCGCCTCTCGGACGAGACTGACGATGACTGA
- a CDS encoding dolichyl-phosphate hexose transferase produces the protein MSDTDAPYTLDDVTVVMGTYNEEAAIDAVLSDIETVTDGRASVVCVDGSSDRTPAIAREHGAHVVEQEPRGYGVAVRAALLAADTPVVVTTDCDDTYPMERIPAFLDYVNEGYDVVSGDRLYWGAEEMPPFNRLGNAAFAALASLLVGERVHDTTTGMRAYRREVIETIEWTQNTGLSAELLLRPLCRGYDVLEVPIEYDERLGETKLDPLEGGAEILGSILKVCAEERLF, from the coding sequence ATGAGCGACACGGACGCCCCCTACACGCTCGACGACGTCACCGTCGTGATGGGGACGTACAACGAGGAGGCAGCCATCGACGCCGTCCTCTCGGACATCGAGACGGTCACGGACGGCCGGGCGAGCGTCGTCTGCGTGGACGGGTCGAGCGACCGGACGCCGGCAATCGCCAGGGAACACGGCGCCCACGTCGTCGAACAGGAACCCCGGGGGTACGGTGTCGCCGTCCGCGCCGCACTGCTCGCGGCGGACACCCCCGTCGTCGTCACCACCGACTGCGACGACACCTACCCGATGGAGCGCATCCCGGCGTTCCTCGACTACGTCAACGAGGGGTACGACGTGGTCAGCGGCGACCGACTCTACTGGGGTGCCGAGGAGATGCCGCCGTTCAACCGCCTCGGGAACGCCGCGTTCGCCGCACTCGCGTCGCTGCTCGTCGGCGAGCGCGTCCACGACACGACGACGGGAATGCGCGCGTACCGCCGCGAGGTGATCGAGACCATCGAGTGGACGCAGAACACGGGGCTCTCGGCGGAACTGCTGCTCCGCCCCCTCTGTCGCGGCTACGACGTACTGGAGGTCCCCATCGAGTACGACGAGCGGCTCGGCGAGACGAAACTCGACCCGCTGGAGGGCGGCGCGGAGATCCTCGGCTCCATCCTGAAAGTCTGCGCCGAAGAACGTCTGTTCTGA
- a CDS encoding HalOD1 output domain-containing protein, with translation MERSSIEQTTSHPVHEIVLEVAKREHVEPTRLPPLYDVLDPDALTALLDAPGDSLTVKFAYCDYHVTVDSDGNVTVADEQSRSRRAVDAGEQ, from the coding sequence ATGGAACGCAGTAGCATCGAGCAGACTACTTCCCACCCTGTCCACGAAATCGTCCTAGAAGTCGCGAAACGCGAACACGTCGAACCGACCAGACTCCCGCCGCTGTACGACGTACTGGACCCGGACGCACTGACCGCACTCCTCGACGCTCCCGGCGACAGCCTCACCGTGAAGTTCGCGTACTGTGACTACCACGTGACCGTCGACAGCGACGGCAACGTGACCGTAGCCGACGAACAGTCTCGTTCTCGCCGTGCGGTCGACGCCGGAGAGCAGTGA
- a CDS encoding Lrp/AsnC family transcriptional regulator: MEPPELDDVDRGILHMLQADARNNTASVIAEAVGVAPNTVRNRIERLEDDGVINGYQPDIDYDAAGFQLRVQLVCTVSIGDRAGLVEEALGIDGVVEVEEIHAGTENLVVEAVAGDGDDITRIAANLEALGLAVQTQRFVKNVHVQPFDHFGSDVSEE, from the coding sequence ATGGAGCCGCCCGAACTCGACGACGTCGACAGGGGGATCCTCCACATGCTCCAGGCCGACGCCAGGAACAACACTGCCTCCGTCATCGCGGAGGCGGTCGGCGTCGCGCCGAACACCGTCCGCAACCGGATCGAGCGACTGGAGGACGACGGCGTCATCAACGGCTACCAGCCCGACATCGACTACGACGCGGCGGGTTTCCAGCTCCGGGTCCAGTTGGTCTGCACCGTGTCAATCGGCGATCGAGCGGGACTCGTCGAGGAGGCCCTCGGAATCGACGGCGTCGTGGAGGTCGAGGAGATCCACGCCGGGACGGAAAACCTGGTCGTCGAGGCCGTGGCCGGCGACGGCGACGACATCACGCGGATCGCCGCCAACCTCGAGGCGCTCGGCCTCGCCGTCCAGACCCAGCGGTTCGTCAAGAACGTGCACGTCCAGCCGTTCGACCACTTCGGGAGCGACGTGTCCGAGGAGTGA
- a CDS encoding glycosyltransferase family 39 protein, whose amino-acid sequence MVAQRVRDALARLPVAPLALAVVAAVLAFAVSTLLFPYHSTNHDEAVYLQQAAMLLDGQLFLRPPVAEAFRPWFFVESASGLYPKYAPPTAALFALGELAGSFSYALPAVAAANVALLYGVVREAFDHRTGVVAAVALLCSPLFLVQSGLFLPYAPTTMLNLAFALAYVRAERTGSTRWAAVAGAATGLAFFSRPYTAVLFAAPFVVHALWTLLAALHERSIGPVVRRRSATAATGLVGVAITLGYNAVVTGSPLLFPYEAFAPLDGLGFGRRAILDYELAYTPGLAVRSNAEVVGQFLTTWGPFGALGSVLAAVGGYATHRRGWDWVQAVLAGVAVSVVAGNLFFWGNRNVLGSLGDPTDGLVATLGPYYHFDLLVPASVFTAVGTLAVVDAARRSLRDWVSDGRARPVALSVLVVTAAVLGVATASAAAPPVRENAELTDHYEAAYEPFEPSPPADAVVFLPGPYGDWLNHPFQPLRNDPGFDGQTVYALEERPFAVVDAYPDRDHYRYVYRGSWSPYSTRPVTPELRPVQMVSGDALAVDVRLGLPEWTESVTVTLSSGDERVYYAIDEAPAGGHTDFDVVVRDGRVRLDGAGPGAGNASVPLNGSVTVDALVDGGYGAGLTYRVRLPVEATPEGYRALTPYRELCTDLRNCGGEAAYVPGAGPDGTVLNASVRTVD is encoded by the coding sequence ATGGTCGCCCAGCGCGTCCGCGACGCGCTCGCCCGCCTCCCCGTCGCACCCCTCGCGCTCGCTGTCGTCGCCGCCGTCCTCGCGTTCGCGGTGTCGACCCTCCTCTTCCCGTACCACTCCACGAACCACGACGAGGCGGTCTACCTCCAGCAGGCCGCGATGCTGCTCGACGGCCAGCTGTTCCTCCGGCCACCCGTCGCCGAGGCGTTCCGCCCGTGGTTCTTCGTCGAGTCCGCCAGCGGACTCTACCCGAAGTACGCGCCGCCGACGGCCGCCCTCTTCGCACTCGGTGAACTCGCGGGGTCGTTCAGCTACGCACTACCCGCCGTCGCCGCAGCGAACGTCGCCCTGCTGTACGGCGTGGTCCGCGAGGCCTTCGACCACCGGACGGGCGTCGTCGCGGCCGTCGCCCTGCTCTGCTCGCCGCTGTTCCTCGTGCAGTCCGGCCTCTTCCTCCCGTACGCGCCGACGACGATGCTGAACCTCGCGTTCGCGCTCGCGTACGTCCGCGCGGAGCGCACCGGGAGCACGCGGTGGGCGGCGGTGGCTGGCGCGGCGACCGGCCTCGCGTTCTTCTCGCGACCGTACACGGCCGTCCTGTTCGCCGCACCGTTCGTCGTCCACGCGCTCTGGACGCTGCTCGCCGCGCTCCATGAGCGTTCCATCGGCCCAGTCGTCCGCCGCCGCAGCGCCACCGCGGCCACCGGACTCGTCGGCGTCGCCATTACGCTAGGGTACAACGCCGTCGTCACCGGGTCACCACTTCTGTTCCCATACGAGGCGTTCGCACCCCTCGACGGCCTCGGGTTCGGTCGGCGCGCGATTCTCGACTACGAACTGGCGTACACCCCCGGACTCGCCGTGCGCTCGAACGCCGAGGTTGTCGGACAGTTCCTCACGACCTGGGGGCCCTTCGGCGCGCTCGGCAGCGTACTCGCCGCCGTCGGTGGCTACGCGACCCACAGACGTGGCTGGGACTGGGTCCAGGCAGTGCTCGCCGGCGTCGCAGTCAGCGTCGTCGCGGGCAACCTCTTCTTCTGGGGGAACCGCAACGTCCTGGGCTCGCTCGGTGACCCGACCGACGGCCTGGTCGCGACACTCGGCCCGTACTACCACTTCGACCTGCTCGTCCCGGCGAGCGTGTTCACGGCCGTCGGCACGCTCGCCGTCGTCGACGCGGCCCGTCGCTCACTGCGTGATTGGGTGTCCGACGGCCGCGCCCGTCCCGTCGCACTCTCCGTGCTCGTGGTGACCGCAGCGGTCCTCGGGGTCGCGACGGCGTCCGCGGCGGCACCACCAGTCCGGGAGAACGCCGAGCTAACCGACCACTACGAGGCCGCCTACGAGCCGTTCGAGCCCTCGCCCCCGGCTGACGCGGTGGTGTTCCTCCCCGGCCCGTACGGGGACTGGCTCAACCACCCATTCCAGCCCCTCCGCAACGACCCGGGGTTCGACGGCCAGACCGTCTACGCGCTCGAGGAGCGCCCGTTCGCCGTCGTCGACGCCTACCCGGACCGCGACCACTACCGCTACGTCTACCGGGGGTCGTGGTCGCCGTACTCCACGCGCCCGGTCACGCCCGAACTCAGACCCGTCCAGATGGTCTCCGGGGACGCGCTCGCCGTCGACGTGCGACTCGGCCTCCCGGAGTGGACAGAGAGCGTGACGGTGACGCTCTCCTCAGGCGACGAGCGCGTCTACTACGCCATCGACGAGGCGCCAGCAGGTGGACACACCGACTTCGACGTGGTCGTCAGAGACGGCCGCGTTCGCCTCGACGGAGCGGGTCCAGGTGCCGGAAACGCGAGCGTGCCGCTGAACGGGAGCGTGACAGTCGACGCACTCGTGGACGGCGGCTACGGCGCCGGACTCACGTACCGCGTCCGACTCCCAGTCGAGGCGACACCCGAGGGCTACCGGGCGCTCACGCCGTACCGGGAGCTCTGCACCGACCTCCGCAACTGCGGTGGAGAAGCAGCGTACGTTCCGGGCGCCGGTCCCGACGGAACCGTCCTGAACGCCTCTGTGCGAACGGTCGACTGA
- a CDS encoding ABC transporter ATP-binding protein yields the protein MAEPDVTTESATVPEDSDATDAADSPPRVLELDGVTKEYGTETAVADLSLTVRDGELLTLLGPSGCGKTTTLRLLAGLERPTEGTISLAGDVVAGPGTFEDAETRGVGIVFQDFALFPHLSVRENVAFGLTGLDDAATEERVDELLELVDMPGMGERSPDQLSGGQRQRVALARSLAPEPDILLLDEPFSNLDVRLRVEMREEVRRILKEAGVTAVSVTHDQEEALSISDRVAVLHDGRLEQVGDPESVFEHPESRFVASFLGQAGFLSGRVGEQTVDTRIGSYDRSLLKGLSDGYTGAMVDVLVRPDDLRAVPANEANANGVIVQRQYTGPSFIYHVELDNGDVVRCLHNHAEDMDVGEPVTVDLVSDHSLAWYPTR from the coding sequence ATGGCTGAACCAGACGTCACGACGGAGTCGGCGACCGTGCCCGAAGACAGCGACGCGACGGACGCGGCTGACTCCCCACCCCGAGTGCTGGAACTCGACGGCGTCACTAAGGAGTACGGCACCGAGACCGCGGTCGCCGACCTCTCGCTCACCGTGCGCGACGGCGAACTGTTGACGTTGCTCGGTCCCTCCGGGTGCGGGAAGACGACGACGCTGCGGCTGCTCGCCGGCCTCGAACGCCCGACGGAGGGCACCATCTCGCTGGCCGGAGACGTCGTCGCCGGTCCCGGGACGTTCGAGGACGCCGAGACCCGTGGGGTCGGCATCGTCTTCCAGGACTTCGCGCTGTTCCCCCACCTCTCGGTCCGCGAGAACGTCGCGTTCGGGCTCACCGGCCTCGACGACGCGGCCACCGAGGAGCGGGTCGACGAACTGCTCGAACTCGTCGACATGCCCGGGATGGGTGAGCGCTCGCCCGACCAGCTCTCCGGCGGGCAACGGCAGCGCGTGGCGCTCGCCCGGAGCCTCGCGCCGGAGCCGGACATCCTCCTGCTCGACGAGCCGTTCTCGAACCTCGACGTGCGCCTCCGCGTAGAGATGCGCGAGGAAGTCCGCCGCATCCTCAAGGAGGCCGGCGTCACCGCCGTCTCCGTCACCCACGACCAGGAGGAGGCGCTCTCCATCTCCGACCGCGTCGCGGTGCTCCACGACGGCCGCCTCGAACAGGTCGGCGACCCGGAGTCCGTCTTCGAACACCCCGAGTCCCGGTTCGTCGCCTCCTTCCTCGGGCAGGCCGGCTTCCTCTCGGGACGGGTCGGCGAACAGACCGTCGACACCCGCATCGGCTCATACGACCGCTCGCTCCTGAAGGGTCTCTCCGACGGCTACACCGGCGCGATGGTCGACGTACTCGTGCGCCCGGACGACCTGCGCGCCGTCCCCGCCAACGAGGCGAACGCCAACGGCGTCATCGTCCAGCGCCAGTACACCGGCCCCTCGTTCATCTACCACGTCGAACTCGACAACGGCGACGTGGTCCGCTGTCTCCACAACCACGCCGAGGACATGGACGTCGGCGAACCGGTGACGGTCGACCTCGTCTCCGACCACTCGCTGGCGTGGTATCCGACCCGATAA
- a CDS encoding ABC transporter permease: MATSERLERLKAAAVGDGDGAAGLGLALVAAAVAALVSLPLVVLFVRASNYGLGHLLELFTYSGSVTTLVNSLVLVFWVTLGCVLVGVPLAVLTVQTDLPGRRVWTIVAALPLVVPSYIGAFTFVSAFGPRGDLADALAPLGIERIPAIYGLHGTALVLILFTYPYVFLTTRAALLSFDGTLVEAARTLNHSRWEAFKRVTVPQILPGVTAGALLAALYALSDFGTPSIMRYQVFTQQIYVAQRSLGVPEGFPALLSLQLLGVVAVVLALESHVGGDTAAYISRGSRQPGRIELGTWKWPALAFCAAVAGLALAVPLGVLVLWLDQAGETIFTFEPEVAWNSVKVAVAAALAATLLALPVAGYSARSNSVVATVADRLTYVGYAVPGVVIGLALIFFSTEFVTSLYQTVPLLVFAYVVRFLPQAVGTVRSSVLQVDPKLTEAARTLGRSPTGAFREVTLPLIAPGVAAGAALVFLTTMKELPATLMLSPLGFETLVSYIWLVRGAGSYGAAAVPALVLVGVSALSMVVILAQERYNG; this comes from the coding sequence ATGGCTACCAGCGAGCGCCTCGAACGGCTGAAGGCCGCCGCGGTCGGCGACGGCGACGGTGCCGCCGGCCTCGGCCTCGCGCTCGTCGCCGCTGCCGTCGCTGCGCTCGTCTCACTGCCACTCGTCGTCCTGTTCGTCCGCGCGTCGAACTACGGGCTCGGTCACCTGCTCGAGTTGTTCACGTACTCGGGCAGCGTCACGACGCTCGTCAACAGCCTCGTTCTCGTCTTCTGGGTGACACTTGGCTGTGTGCTCGTCGGCGTGCCCCTGGCGGTGTTGACCGTCCAGACCGACCTCCCGGGTCGACGGGTCTGGACCATCGTCGCCGCGCTCCCGCTGGTCGTCCCGAGTTACATCGGCGCGTTCACGTTCGTCAGCGCGTTCGGTCCGCGCGGCGACCTCGCGGATGCGCTCGCGCCGCTCGGCATCGAGCGCATCCCCGCAATCTACGGACTCCACGGCACCGCCCTCGTCCTGATCCTGTTCACCTACCCCTACGTCTTCCTCACGACGCGGGCCGCACTGCTCTCCTTCGACGGCACGCTCGTCGAGGCCGCCCGCACCCTCAACCACTCGCGCTGGGAAGCGTTCAAACGCGTCACCGTCCCACAGATCCTTCCGGGCGTGACCGCGGGCGCGCTGCTCGCCGCGCTGTACGCCCTCTCGGACTTCGGCACGCCCTCCATCATGCGCTACCAGGTGTTCACCCAGCAGATCTACGTCGCCCAGCGGAGTCTCGGGGTCCCCGAGGGGTTCCCCGCGTTGCTCTCCCTCCAGTTGCTCGGCGTCGTCGCGGTCGTGCTCGCCCTCGAATCCCACGTCGGCGGCGACACCGCGGCGTACATCTCTCGCGGGTCCCGCCAGCCGGGCCGCATCGAACTCGGCACCTGGAAGTGGCCGGCCCTCGCGTTCTGTGCGGCTGTCGCGGGGCTCGCCCTGGCCGTCCCGCTCGGCGTGCTCGTCCTCTGGCTCGACCAGGCCGGCGAGACCATCTTCACGTTTGAACCCGAGGTGGCGTGGAACTCCGTGAAGGTCGCCGTCGCCGCCGCCCTCGCCGCGACGCTGCTCGCGCTCCCCGTCGCGGGCTACTCGGCGCGCTCAAACTCCGTCGTCGCGACCGTCGCCGACCGGCTCACCTACGTCGGGTACGCCGTCCCGGGAGTCGTCATCGGGCTCGCGCTCATCTTCTTCTCCACGGAGTTCGTCACGTCGCTGTACCAGACCGTGCCCCTGCTCGTCTTCGCGTACGTCGTGCGCTTCCTCCCGCAGGCCGTCGGGACGGTCCGCTCGTCTGTGCTGCAGGTGGACCCGAAACTCACGGAGGCCGCCCGGACGCTCGGCCGGTCGCCGACGGGCGCGTTCCGGGAGGTGACGCTGCCGCTCATCGCGCCCGGAGTCGCCGCCGGCGCGGCGCTCGTCTTCCTCACGACGATGAAGGAGCTCCCGGCGACGCTCATGCTCAGTCCGTTAGGCTTTGAAACCCTGGTCTCCTACATCTGGCTCGTTAGAGGAGCGGGCTCGTACGGCGCGGCCGCCGTCCCCGCACTCGTCCTCGTGGGCGTCTCCGCGCTCTCGATGGTCGTGATCCTCGCACAGGAACGATACAATGGCTGA